A section of the Amycolatopsis sp. AA4 genome encodes:
- a CDS encoding DUF3099 domain-containing protein codes for MERGGGAVNAPHGADPRPEPVLITEAEPSLDDQLAARKRKYVIMMVCRIPCLVLAGLTYHTWWLAILFLVISVPLPWIAVLIANDRPPRKSEKVSRYSRDARAIEGRKHRVIDG; via the coding sequence ATGGAACGCGGAGGTGGTGCTGTGAACGCACCCCACGGAGCCGATCCCCGCCCCGAGCCTGTGTTGATCACCGAGGCCGAGCCGTCGCTGGACGATCAGCTGGCGGCGCGGAAGCGGAAGTACGTCATCATGATGGTGTGCCGGATTCCCTGCCTGGTGCTGGCCGGGTTGACTTATCACACGTGGTGGCTGGCTATTTTGTTTTTGGTTATTTCGGTGCCGTTGCCTTGGATCGCGGTGTTGATCGCGAATGACCGGCCGCCTCGGAAGTCGGAGAAGGTCAGTCGGTATTCGCGGGATGCTCGGGCTATTGAGGGGCGGAAGCATCGGGTGATCGACGGGTAG
- a CDS encoding amidohydrolase, whose translation MSIVTTETTERVLAPLEAALPELEALYVDLHRHPELAFTETRTAAELARRLTEDGFEVHTGIGRTGVVGVLRNGEGPTVLLRADIDALPVEEQTGLSYASTARGVDSEGREVPLMHACGHDMHATWLSGAAHLLAASREQWSGTLLALFQPGEEAGDGAAGMVRDGLFDRVGRPDVVFGQHIVPGPAGWVLTRPGVIMAATDTLRITLHGRGGHGSRPETTVDPAVLAASVVLKLQTIVSREIAATEPAVVTVGSMHVGTAANVIADHAVLEVNTRAFDDAVLVRLRKAIERIVNGEAAAAGAPQPPTVEVVASYPVTANDAAASDELTEVFRGHFGAEATMPAPLVTGSEDFSEFGRAAGVPSVFWLVGGFDAQQVITAMTEGRFETDVPSNHSSRFAPVLHPTLRTGVETLVVAALSRFGRPGVAEGR comes from the coding sequence ATGAGCATCGTGACCACCGAGACCACCGAGCGTGTCCTGGCTCCTCTTGAAGCGGCACTGCCGGAGCTTGAAGCGCTGTACGTCGATCTGCACCGTCATCCCGAGCTGGCGTTCACCGAAACCCGTACGGCAGCGGAGCTGGCCCGACGGCTGACTGAAGACGGCTTCGAGGTGCACACCGGCATTGGTCGCACCGGCGTCGTCGGCGTCCTGCGCAACGGCGAAGGACCGACTGTGCTGCTTCGTGCGGACATCGACGCGTTGCCGGTCGAGGAGCAGACGGGCCTCTCGTACGCGAGCACTGCGCGCGGCGTCGACTCCGAGGGTCGCGAGGTGCCGCTGATGCACGCCTGCGGCCACGACATGCACGCGACGTGGCTCTCCGGGGCCGCGCACCTTCTCGCGGCTTCGCGGGAGCAGTGGTCCGGCACGTTGCTCGCGCTGTTCCAGCCCGGGGAAGAGGCCGGAGACGGTGCCGCGGGGATGGTCCGCGACGGGCTTTTCGACCGGGTCGGCCGTCCCGACGTGGTCTTCGGGCAGCACATCGTGCCTGGTCCCGCCGGGTGGGTGTTGACGCGTCCGGGCGTGATCATGGCGGCGACCGACACCTTGCGGATCACCCTGCACGGTCGCGGCGGACACGGGTCGCGGCCGGAAACCACGGTCGACCCGGCGGTGCTGGCGGCGTCCGTGGTGCTCAAACTGCAGACGATCGTGTCGCGGGAGATCGCGGCGACTGAGCCCGCGGTGGTGACTGTCGGCTCGATGCACGTCGGGACCGCGGCGAACGTGATTGCTGACCACGCCGTGCTGGAGGTCAATACCCGGGCCTTCGACGACGCTGTGCTGGTGCGGCTGCGCAAGGCGATTGAGCGGATTGTGAACGGGGAAGCGGCGGCCGCGGGAGCGCCTCAGCCGCCTACCGTGGAGGTCGTGGCGTCCTATCCGGTCACTGCCAATGACGCCGCCGCGTCGGATGAGTTGACTGAGGTGTTTCGCGGGCACTTCGGGGCGGAGGCGACGATGCCCGCGCCGTTGGTCACCGGCAGTGAGGACTTCAGCGAGTTCGGGCGGGCGGCGGGGGTGCCGTCGGTGTTTTGGCTGGTCGGCGGGTTCGATGCGCAGCAGGTGATCACCGCGATGACGGAGGGGCGGTTCGAGACTGACGTGCCCTCGAATCACTCGTCCCGGTTCGCGCCGGTGTTGCATCCGACGTTGCGGACCGGGGTCGAGACGCTGGTCGTCGCGGCGTTGTCCCGGTTTGGCCGCCCGGGTGTCGCGGAAGGGCGGTGA
- the dtd gene encoding D-aminoacyl-tRNA deacylase yields the protein MRAVAARVTRASVTVAGEIAGEIKEPGLLVLLGVHRDDDPGKAETMARKLHELRLLRDEESCATTGAPLLVVSQFTLYGDTRKGRRPSWTAAARPEIAEPLVDAVVAQLRARGATVSTGRFGAEMAVESVNDGPFTVLIEV from the coding sequence GTGAGGGCGGTGGCGGCGCGGGTCACCCGCGCGAGCGTGACCGTCGCGGGGGAGATCGCCGGAGAGATCAAGGAACCCGGACTGCTCGTGCTGCTGGGCGTGCACCGGGACGACGATCCCGGCAAAGCCGAAACGATGGCCCGCAAACTGCACGAACTCCGGTTGCTGCGCGACGAGGAATCGTGTGCGACGACCGGGGCGCCGCTGCTCGTGGTGTCGCAGTTCACGCTGTACGGCGACACCCGCAAGGGCCGTCGCCCGTCGTGGACCGCCGCCGCCCGGCCGGAAATCGCCGAACCCCTGGTGGACGCCGTGGTCGCGCAGCTGCGCGCCCGCGGCGCGACCGTCTCGACCGGACGGTTCGGCGCGGAGATGGCGGTGGAAAGCGTGAACGACGGCCCGTTCACCGTTCTCATTGAGGTCTAG
- a CDS encoding class I SAM-dependent methyltransferase: MSTNTPLPDLSDDVCARLREAFRRTGYDADGVVDALGGAAHTALGRGEPEPARRASHDAGDLGVFIRLFLLGLAEPEKTVSSAFAPLSAEDAVAAGILRTAGDEFRAALDIRPHGDDDGSWWVVSDLDADMLGHVVPEDHVLGVGHASLSLIRATSRRPVGTLLDLGTGNGVQALHATRHAQRVTATDVSARALALAAGTFRLNELEVELLRGEWFAPVARRRFDQIVCNPPFVVGPPRVDYTYRDSGLAGDDASALVVRQLPSFLNDGGTGQLLASWLHRRGEDWGDRVARWLPPETDAWFVQRDVADPGLYVGTWLRDEGIDPRSPEGRAKAAAWLDWFTENDVQGIGFGFVTLRRANGQTPTVVCEDLRQAYDDPLGPEAANWLDRVEWLRTHGDNVLDVAFRVPDTVLLERVDSPGDEGWETTVRRLHRTDGPGWQHEVDELTTRLLAGCRGALPLSDLLELLSAAQGLDSAELTAAALPIVRELVRHGMLVPGSPQ; this comes from the coding sequence GTGAGCACGAACACGCCTCTTCCTGACCTTTCCGACGACGTCTGCGCGCGGCTGCGCGAAGCGTTCCGACGCACCGGCTACGACGCGGACGGAGTCGTCGACGCGCTCGGCGGCGCGGCGCACACGGCACTCGGCCGAGGCGAGCCCGAACCCGCCCGCCGCGCGAGCCACGACGCGGGCGACCTAGGCGTCTTCATCCGGCTGTTCCTGCTCGGTCTCGCCGAGCCGGAGAAGACGGTCTCGTCGGCCTTCGCGCCGCTCAGCGCGGAGGACGCGGTGGCCGCGGGCATCCTGCGGACCGCCGGGGACGAGTTCCGCGCCGCGCTCGACATCCGCCCGCACGGCGACGACGACGGTTCGTGGTGGGTCGTCTCCGACCTCGACGCCGACATGCTCGGCCACGTCGTGCCCGAGGACCACGTGCTCGGCGTCGGGCACGCGTCGCTGAGCCTGATCCGCGCGACCAGCCGCCGCCCGGTCGGCACTCTGCTCGACCTGGGCACCGGCAACGGCGTCCAGGCGCTGCACGCGACCCGGCACGCGCAGCGGGTCACCGCGACCGACGTGTCGGCCCGCGCGCTCGCCCTTGCGGCGGGCACGTTCCGGCTGAACGAGCTGGAGGTCGAACTGCTGCGCGGCGAGTGGTTCGCGCCGGTCGCGCGCCGCCGGTTCGACCAGATCGTGTGCAATCCGCCATTCGTGGTCGGTCCGCCTCGCGTCGACTACACCTACCGCGACTCCGGGCTGGCCGGCGACGACGCGAGCGCGCTGGTCGTCCGTCAGCTGCCGAGCTTCCTCAACGACGGCGGCACCGGTCAGCTCCTCGCGTCCTGGTTGCACCGTCGCGGCGAAGACTGGGGCGACCGCGTCGCGCGCTGGCTGCCGCCTGAGACCGACGCGTGGTTCGTACAGCGCGACGTCGCCGATCCCGGGCTGTACGTCGGCACCTGGCTGCGCGACGAAGGCATCGACCCGCGCTCGCCCGAAGGCCGCGCCAAGGCTGCGGCGTGGCTCGACTGGTTCACCGAAAACGACGTACAGGGCATCGGATTCGGCTTCGTGACACTGCGGCGCGCGAACGGTCAGACGCCGACTGTTGTCTGCGAAGACCTCCGACAGGCTTACGACGACCCGCTGGGTCCCGAAGCAGCGAACTGGCTCGACCGCGTCGAGTGGTTGCGTACGCACGGCGACAATGTGTTGGACGTAGCGTTCCGGGTACCCGACACAGTGCTGCTTGAACGCGTCGACTCTCCCGGCGACGAAGGCTGGGAAACAACCGTGCGGCGGTTGCACCGCACCGACGGACCCGGTTGGCAGCACGAGGTCGACGAACTCACCACGCGCCTTCTCGCGGGTTGCCGCGGCGCGCTGCCGCTGTCGGATTTGCTGGAGCTGCTGTCCGCCGCGCAGGGCCTCGATTCGGCCGAACTGACCGCCGCCGCGTTGCCGATCGTCCGCGAACTTGTGCGGCACGGCATGCTCGTGCCGGGCTCGCCGCAGTGA